From the genome of Hymenobacter cellulosilyticus, one region includes:
- a CDS encoding MraY family glycosyltransferase, translated as MVALFAVPSIIYIAHLKNMLDTPNVRTVHESLTPRLGGVAVFAGFMSALTIFADLSNGIQQLLAGCIVLFFVGLKDDLVSISVSKKFVGQLLATGVVMIMADIRVTSFQGILGVHELPIGISYAFTFLAIVGITNAINLIDGLDGLAGTIVLIITSTYGYYFARYGGASYGNYVFVSICLIGGMLGFLRYNFHRASIFMGDTGSLVCGFIVSILTIQFIEMGLKVGGPFATSSPAVAIGILFVPLFDTLRVFIVRMMAGRSPFSPDKNHVHHRILAMGFQQISTVMLLGLLNLVVILFVINFAALGNMLLIGALVGFSVLISIFLGVYQSRSAQQRVAS; from the coding sequence TTGGTAGCACTCTTTGCCGTGCCATCCATTATCTATATTGCCCACCTGAAGAACATGCTGGATACGCCCAACGTGCGTACCGTGCATGAGTCGCTAACGCCCCGGCTAGGTGGCGTAGCCGTTTTTGCGGGCTTTATGTCGGCCCTCACCATCTTCGCCGACCTCAGCAACGGAATTCAACAGCTGCTGGCGGGCTGCATCGTGTTGTTTTTCGTGGGTCTGAAAGACGATTTGGTCAGCATCTCCGTCTCCAAGAAGTTTGTAGGCCAGCTACTGGCTACCGGTGTGGTCATGATTATGGCCGATATCCGTGTAACCAGCTTCCAGGGCATCCTGGGAGTACATGAGCTGCCCATTGGCATTAGCTATGCCTTCACGTTCCTGGCCATTGTCGGCATCACCAACGCCATCAACCTCATCGATGGACTCGACGGCCTGGCTGGTACTATCGTGCTGATTATCACCAGCACTTACGGCTACTATTTTGCGCGTTACGGTGGGGCTAGCTACGGCAACTACGTGTTTGTTTCCATCTGCCTGATTGGCGGCATGCTGGGCTTCCTGCGCTATAACTTTCACCGGGCCAGCATCTTTATGGGTGACACTGGCTCGTTGGTCTGCGGCTTTATCGTGTCCATTCTCACTATTCAGTTCATTGAGATGGGTCTGAAAGTGGGTGGCCCATTTGCTACCTCGTCGCCGGCCGTAGCCATTGGCATCCTCTTCGTGCCGCTCTTCGATACGCTGCGGGTGTTTATCGTCCGCATGATGGCCGGCCGCTCGCCCTTCTCCCCCGACAAGAACCACGTTCACCACCGGATTCTGGCTATGGGCTTCCAGCAAATCAGCACCGTTATGCTGCTCGGCCTGCTCAATCTGGTTGTGATTCTGTTTGTCATCAACTTCGCGGCGCTAGGGAATATGCTGTTAATCGGTGCTCTCGTCGGCTTCTCCGTGCTGATCAGCATCTTCCTGGGTGTTTACCAGAGCCGAAGTGCCCAGCAGCGCGTCGCATCCTAA
- a CDS encoding DUF4271 domain-containing protein — MLGWSASLAAEYRPLPPAAKGGLSTDWLIHDAAHNRLVLYLPDYHSPALAYYQWVSIRPNRPFTISFAAPKGLSVFLDNRLVFSAASSASYTLDVAKLLPAGTGSGPHLLCVWHPETPPNLTTFTNALPAVRATDKSPAGPVTVQPLPRGHQGQNVFLCFLLLIGLLYGSIRSAYQPGFARIYHFEGLWGKPANDQDFLTKPTVTWLNLLLVMVFSLSFALLLVAIHTNIQSIIILRRLFDVPESAIVVRVLFYATLIAAFVLGKYLFLEVMGYIFDVTELVMVQYREFMRTILFMGLFLPGVMLLYLGLNQTLPETVLWVSNGVVSLMLIGTVIRIGRTLHRRASLLNLHLFSYLCATEVIPLIILLKLIVFTY; from the coding sequence ATGCTGGGCTGGTCAGCCTCACTCGCCGCCGAGTACCGGCCCCTGCCGCCCGCGGCCAAAGGGGGCTTATCCACCGATTGGTTGATTCACGATGCGGCCCACAACCGTCTGGTGCTATACCTGCCCGACTACCACAGCCCGGCGCTGGCGTATTACCAGTGGGTTTCTATCCGGCCCAACCGGCCCTTTACCATCAGCTTTGCTGCTCCTAAGGGGCTAAGCGTCTTCCTAGATAACCGGCTGGTTTTCTCGGCTGCTTCCTCCGCATCATATACCCTGGATGTAGCCAAATTACTGCCGGCCGGAACGGGCTCAGGTCCCCATTTGCTTTGCGTGTGGCACCCTGAAACGCCCCCTAACCTGACCACTTTTACCAATGCTCTGCCTGCAGTGCGTGCTACCGACAAGAGTCCCGCTGGTCCGGTAACGGTACAGCCGCTTCCCCGCGGCCATCAGGGGCAAAACGTTTTTCTGTGCTTTCTGCTGCTCATTGGCTTGCTCTACGGCAGCATCCGCTCGGCCTATCAACCCGGCTTTGCCCGCATCTACCACTTCGAAGGACTCTGGGGTAAACCAGCTAACGACCAGGATTTTCTCACCAAGCCCACTGTCACTTGGCTGAACCTGCTGCTGGTCATGGTATTCTCCCTGTCCTTTGCCCTGCTGCTGGTGGCTATTCATACCAATATTCAGAGCATCATCATTCTGCGGCGCCTGTTCGACGTGCCCGAGTCAGCTATTGTTGTGCGGGTGCTCTTTTACGCCACCTTGATTGCCGCCTTCGTGCTAGGCAAATACCTGTTTCTGGAAGTAATGGGCTACATCTTCGATGTGACCGAACTGGTGATGGTGCAGTACCGCGAGTTTATGCGGACCATCCTGTTTATGGGCCTTTTCCTGCCCGGGGTCATGCTGCTTTACCTCGGACTGAACCAGACTTTGCCCGAAACTGTCCTGTGGGTATCCAATGGGGTGGTTTCCTTGATGTTGATTGGTACCGTTATCCGGATTGGACGCACCCTGCACCGGCGTGCGTC